In Candidatus Nitrospira nitrosa, the genomic stretch TTATCTGGGCAAAGAGACCGTTCAGAATCTCATGGTCGTCCGTTTTGCCAACAGCATCTTTGAGCCGATCTGGAACCACAAGTACGTCGACCACGTCCAGATCACCGTCAGCGAAGCCGAAGGGGTTGGGACGAGAGCCACCTACTACGAAGAGGCGGGCGCACTGCGAGACATGATTCAGAATCATCTCCTCCAGCTTCTGTGCCTGGTAGCGATGGAGCCGCCCTACTCGCTGGACCCGAACGTCGTGCGAAACGCCAAAATGGAAGTTCTCCGCTGCCTGCGACCCATCACGGCCAAAGATGTCGATACGTGTACCGTGCGAGCGCAATACACCGAGGGAAAAGTCCATGGCACACAGGTGCCGGGCTATCGCCGTGAGAAAGGCGTGAAACCAGACTCCACCACCGAAACCTATGTGGCCGTAAAATGTTTCGTCGAGAACTGGCGCTGGTCGGGAGTCCCCTTCTATCTGCGTACGGGGAAAGCGTTACCCTTACGGGCCAGCGAGGTTGCGGTCCAATTCAAAGAGATCCCGCAGATCCTCTTCAATGCCAACCAACAAAACCCTCAAGCCCCAAACGTCCTGGCCTTGAAGATTCAACCGGAGGAAGGCTTGTCGCTTCGTATCGTCTCTCGCGTGCCCGGCACGCGCGCGCAAACCCATCCGGTAGAGATGAACTTTAAGTATGGAGAGGTCTTCGGCCGGCCATCCCCAGAGGCCTACGAACGCCTTCTACTCGACGTGATGGCAGGCGATGCATCCCGCTTCATGCGCCGTGACGCAGTCGAAGCGTCCTGGGCCTGGATCACCCAGATCCTCGAAGCCTGGGAAAAGTCCGGCCAGCGCTGGCTCCCTGAATACCAAGCCGGCAGCTGGGGGCCTGTTGAAGCCGATCGCCTGATCCAAAACGACGGCCGCACCTGGCGGGTGCTGTAAGAAGCCCGATAAACAGCGGAATCAGCCGGACAAAGCGGTTTCAATCTTCGTCCGTATGGCCTCCTTTTTCCCAAGCCCTCCGATGAAGGTCACCAACTCACCGTTCTTGTAGAGCGCCAGCGCTGGGAGCGACGCAATTTCTAACTCGGCGGCAATCTGAAACTGTTCCTCAACGTTCATCGTCAGGATAGCTACCTGCTCCTCCAATTCTTCCTGTAATTGCTCCAATTCTTTCATCAACGCTCGGCAATGACCACACGCAGGTTTCCAGAACTCGACCAGCACCGGTACGGAGCTGGCTTCAACCACTCGGGCAAAGTCTCGATCAGTGACGGCCTGGAGCGTAGATCTCGTCATCGGCGGCCCTGTTCCAAGAGCGGTTGTAAAACCAGGGCGACTCGCTCAGCAAAGAGCCGATAGCCTGCGGTGGTCAGGTGAATGCCGTCGTTTGAATAGTTTACTGCCAGTTGGCCACTCTCTAGCTCAGCCGTCGCAGCGAATAAATCAACGTAGGCAAGTCGTTTCAAATCGGCATACTCCCGGATCAGTCGATTCAACTGGCTTCGACGAGCCAGGTGCTCGGCGACCCACGCCTGTCCTTCCCGGCTCTCCGCCGCACCTTCCACGCGAATGGAGGGAACCGTCACGGGAATCGGCAAGCTCCCCATTCCCAAAACTTGCTCATACATCGTGATGAGATTATGGATGATGTCTTGCGGTGACGCTTGCCAACCGAGATCATTTGTTCCGCCGAGGATAGTCACATACTTCGGCTTGTGATCGAGGACGTCTCGCCCAAATCGGGCAACCATCTCTCCTGTCAGCTCACCACAAACCCCGCTGACGCGAATCTCTACCGCATCATCCAGATACAACTGGAGGAACTGTCCGTACGGAGTCTCTCGTCCGGTCGGATTCTCCCTTGTCGGTGACTGGAATCCCGCCGTTAGACTATCCCCAAAACAGATCATGAGAGGTGATCGGCTCATCGCGTACGTCGATTCTACCGATGCCTCTGATGTCATACAAGCCGCTCATGCTGCAGCCCTTCCGCACCCTCAACAGCGAAGAATGGTGATTTCCTTGACGAATATTGGATCTCTCGGTAGGTCTTACTCTTATGTCCATAAACGTCACGTCGGCGCAGGAGATGCTCGCGGCTGCCGTTGCAGCACGAGGCGCGGAAGATCCGGAGATCGTCTCAATCAAGCGTGTCCTGAAGCTATTGGACAAAACTGCAAAGTCGAATCGAACCTACGGTTCCGCCAACCCAGTCGCTCAGAAGTTCTCGCATCAGCTGTTTGAAGAACTCACTGCGCACCTGTCAACCTACGCAAAGCTGGCCATTTTGGTTCAGCGGTCTGAATTGTCTTGCAAAGACTATGTCGTCTACGAATCGGCATCGGAGGGCGGAGGCGAGAGTCTTGCGTTCAAACTGTATGCCGACGGTATTCGAGAACTGGTCCTCTATCAAGGTCTCACTGAAGAGGACCTCTCCTTTTTCTTATCCGCTCTCTGGAAAGAGATCGAGACGACCGACGAGGACGATGACGACATCGTCACTCGCCTGTGGTCAAAAAATCTGTCAACCATCACCGTCGCAACGGCTGAAGAACTCTCGAAGGCCAATGACGGCTTTTTCCGGCTGGATGGGAAGATCAGCTCCTCGGATACGACACTCCGAGCGTTGTTGGACCAGGAAGTCAACCGCAAAAAGCGAGCGGGAAGCGATGGCACGAGCGGCGGCAATGCTACGAATCGGTTTCAGTCCGGTCTGACCGGCTTTGAGGTTACCGAAGAAGAACTCGCCACTCTGGCAAAAGAAATTGAGAGCGAGCGAAAACAAGATGCGCTCATGTACATTTTGGACATGCTGACGGCCATCCTGGCGTCGGAACAATCCTCGAAGCTATTGACGAAGCTCTTTAGCCTCTGGAGCACTATCGTCGACTCACTGCTACAGGAGGGAAAGTGGACGGTCCTCGAAAGTGTCTTGAGCCTGCTACATGAAACCGACACCGTTCGACCGGATCTCGGTGATGAACACAAACAACAGCTGGCGTCTGTCCTTAGTGGGCTGAGTCGTGCAGAACGGGTCAAGACAATTGAGAATTACCTGAATCGCACTCCCAATGCGAATGTCGAAGGGCTGTCTACGGTTCTGCTGTTGATGACACCAGATGCCGTCCCGGCGCTCTGCTCGATGCTTGGGAAGCTCACGGTGCCGGCTCACCAGGCCATCGTAGCCGATGCCTTAGCGGTGTTGGCCAAGGATCACCCCGACTCCGTGGTCAGGGGCCTCTTCGATCGTCGACCAGCCTATGTCCGCCATCTGCTGGCAATCCTGATCAAATGGAACAACCCCAAATTCATCGAATCGATCGAAAAGGTGATTCGGTACCCCGATGCCCATGTCCGACGGGACGTCATCCGCGCCATCAGCCTGTTCCGTCCAAACGGAAACGGCACCAAACTCGTCTCACTCATGGATGATACGGATGAAAGCGTCCGGTTTGCAGCACTGAAACCATTGATGTCTGGCCAATACACGGTTCCGTTTGCCCTGTGGTCTCCTCTCCTCTCAGAGGATCAGTTCGTGGACCGTCCTCTCAGTGAGCGTCGTGCGGTGTTTCAGGCCATCCGTGCCACTTGCGGGGATGAGGCGATCCCTTATTGGCAAAAACTCATGACCGGATGGGCGTGGAGAAACCGTAAAAAGAAAGAAGAATTGGCGGTCCTGGGTGCTGAAATGCTTGGCAAACTCGCCACTCCCGCGGCAATGGACGCACTGTCCATCGGTGCTCAAAAAGGCTCCACGGTAGTTCGTCAAGCCTGTGCCGCTGCACTGACACAAGCACAACGTCTCCAGCGTGGAGCTCCTTCTACTGACACCTTCTCCCAAGAGGCTCGCCCGTGAACGAACGTCCGTTCAAACTTCTGCAAAAGCCCTCGCGCATAGAAGGCCTTCAGCCGATCCTGACACACGAAACATCGCTTTCACGGAAAATTGGCCACGGGTCGGAGGCCGACGATATTCTCGACCAGCAACTGGTGATGTTGGGATTCCAACTCATCACTCAGCTGAATACCCTGATCAAGACCTCCAAGATCCATGGCCGCGAGAATGCTGCACTCGACAAACCGGTCGAGACCATGTTGACACTCATTCAAACCTTGGCCCACGATCAACCAGTCACTGTGTGGTTGCAAGATGATTTTCTCTTTCTGGGCGAGCACTATCTCAAAGTGACCGCACAGCAGATGCTGGTTGTCTCAAGTATCATCGATGCATGGAAGAAGTGGGGTATCGGAGGGATCACCTTCGAGTCATCAGTCACATCGAAAGAAATTCGAGAGTTCGCCCATCTGTTTGTCACACTCGACCCCGCAACCAAATCAATCGAAGACTTCAGGCAGACGTTGAGCAAACTGGCAGTCACAGCTGTCACCCTCAAAGATCCTCGGTCTCTCACTCTCAGCGAGGATCTCCTCGGAGGCGGAAATGCCAAAGCTCGACATAAGGCCCAATCAAAATCGGCCTATGGGAAAGCCGCTGAAGCCGTCGGAAACCTGACGCAAGCCTCCAGCGACGGTAAGGCCTTGAGTTTTAAACATGCCAAGCGTGCCATTCAAAATATCGTTGATCTCATGATGCAAGACGAGCCGATCTTGCTGGGTCTCACGACCTTGCGTTGCCACGATCAATATACCCATAACCATTCCGTCAACGTCGCGCTCCTCTCCATCGCGCTCGCCAATCGAGCCGGCTACCCAAAGGTCGAGCTAGCCGACCTCGGATTGGCCGCACTCTTCCATGACATGGGCAAGGCCTCCATTCCGCTTGAGGTACTGAATAAGCCTGGAGAGTTTACGGAAGACGACTGGACCATGATGCGAAACCATCCGACGGAGGGAGTCTTGACACTCACACAGTTGCGCGGCATCACCAACCTGCCGGCGCGCATGGTCGCCGCATCGTTTGAACACCATATGAATCTGGACTACTCCGGCTATCCAAAGTTGAAACTACCGTGGAAGCTGTCACTCACCGGCCGCATTCTGACGATCGCGGATTGCTACGATGCCATGACATCGTCTCGTGTCTACCGCCGTGAGCCCATGTCTCCCGCGAAGGTCCTCACCATGATGCTTGCCAAATCCGGCAAGAGCTTCGACTCCAGTCTTCTCAAGCTATTTGTGACCTGCGTGGGCATCATTCCAATCGGCAGCCTGGTCGTCTTGGACTCGGACGAATTCGCCGTCGTGCTCAAGCCAGCCGTCGATAAAACCGAGAGCGAGCGGCCGATTGTCAAAATTATCACTGATGCACAGGGCAATCCCATCGACAACGGCCCCGAGCTGGACCTGACCGAGAAAGACGAGACCGGCAACTACCGATACAGCATTATCCGGTTGGTCGACAACACCGAGCACAAATTCGATACCAGCCGTTATTTTGTCTAACCCGACCGACAGCCTCTATCCTCGCCATTGCCCCTCCCTCTCACTTTCCCTCCCACTGACTTGACAGGTCAAAAGAGGATCTTCGACAATGCCCTCATGACCAACCAGATCTGCATCGAACGATTGGAATTTCGTGGTCGTTGCGGCATGACACCTGAAGAACGCGCGCGCCCGCAAGCCCTCGCCGTCGATCTGGAGTTGGATTGCCGGATGGATCATGCGGGGATTTCTGACGATCTACGCCACACCATCGACTACGCGGCCGTGGTCAGCCGTATCGTCGAAATCGGAACCGGCCGAGAGGCGCAACTTCTAGAGTCATTCGCCGAACAGTTCATGGCTGTTATCTTTGCCGAATTCCCTGTTGATCGGATCAAGCTCTGGTTGCGCAAATTGCATCCGCCACTCGTCCATATCACCTCATCAGTCGGCATTACCATTGAGCGAACCAGGTTTGCCCAACTGTTGCTCCGCGCAGATCCATACCCATCGAGGTTTCTCGTACAGCAGTTGGATCGCCTCCCCAAGGGGTTGGTCCTCGACGTCGCCTCGGGAAGAGGACGACACACGTTGTTTCTCTCATCTCTCGGGTACCAGGTCGAGGCCATCGACCGAGATGAGCAAGCGCTCGCACAACTGTTGACCGACGCGCGATCGAGACAGCTCGCCGGCGTCACGACGCAAGCACTGGACTTGGAATCCCCGCATCCGCCGGATCTTGGGGAGGAACGACATGACGCTATCCTCGTCTTCTTGTATCTGCATCGACCGCTCTTTCCACATCTCATTCGCGCACTGAAACCTGGTGGACTGTTGGTCTATGAGACCTTTCTCATCGATCAGCACCTCCATTACCAGCATCCACGGCGTCGGGAGTTCTGCCTGAGCCATGGGGAGCTATTGGGCCTTACCGCCGGACTTCGTGTCCTTCACTATGATGAAGGATTACATGAAGGGGCTCGAGACGGAGATTTGGCCTACACGGCGCAACTCGTGGCACAAAAACCTTTCACCCCTGGAACTTTAGTATGAGCCGCTTGGACCTTCATCTTCATACAACCCACTCTGACGGAAGCTGTACGCCCGCAGAGGTCGTCCGCCTCGCGCATCAAGCCGGTGTGACGGCCCTCGCTATCACAGATCACGACATCATGACCGGTGTGGCCGAGGCAGTCACGGCGGGGGAACACTGTGGAATTGAAGTCATCCCAGGTGTCGAAGTGAGCTCCATCAGTGACCGATCAGAGTTGCATATTCTTGGCTACTTTCTTGACTGGCAAGATACTGCCCTCAATGAACGATTCAAAACCTTGCGTGACAGTCGACACCGGCGCAATCCACAAATCGTTGAACGGCTCCAAGCACTCGGGATTGACATCACCTACGACGAAGTTCGAGCTCTTGCGGGTAGTGACTCAGTGGGTAGACCACACATCGCTCGTGCCTTGATGGACAAACAGGTGGTCTCGTCGGCCAAGGAGGCCTTTGATCGTTTTCTTGCCGATGGAAAACCCGCCTACGTGCCTCGCGATCTCCCAAGTCCCGCTGAAGCCATTCAATGGATTAAAGCAGCTGGAGGATTGGCCGTCTTGGCCCATCCGACCTGGGTCAAACTCGCTGATCGCTCGTTAATCGAACTGGTTCGAGATCTCAAATCTGCTGGACTCGATGGTGTGGAGGTCTACTACAGCACCCATGCAACCCGTCAAACGCGCGAGTATCTGAGCCTTGCCCAGCAGCTCGGCCTGTTGGTCACCGGAGGAAGCGACTTCCATGGTCTCACGAAACCCGACATTGACGTTGGAATCGGCAAGGGCACTTTGCATGTCCCCACCTCTCTGCTCACGAAAATGAAGGCCGCTGTCGGACGGGTCTAGCAGGTTGCGGGCAAACTCATCTTGACCTCTGTAGCCGTCACAGATATCGAGACGTGAGACGACGCTGAACAGCCTGGCAGGATGCGCAAAAAGTCCGTCCAGCAAGGCCGCAGCGAGCGGAGAAGCGAATCGTACTCTGTGCCGTACGGTGAGCCTCTGCGCGAAGCGAGAACGCCGCTGGCGGGGTTTTTCCACATCCTGCCAGATGGGCTTCGATCGGTTCGTGTCCATCGCATGATTTCTTCAATCCGTTGACTCCCTTCTCAGATCGGCTAGACTCTGCCTGTCCTCTCAACACGTCGGTTATGATCACTACGTCACGCTGGGCTCTACCGTATTTTCTGATGACCTGCGCGGCTCTCTTCGCTGGTCCCATATTGAGCAAACTATCTGCGGCTCAATCGTTTCCACTCACCCTCTTCGGTCTGAACGGCGCCCAAACTGTTCACCTGATCATCGAAGCGATCGGAGTTGTGACCCTCTTCCTGATATCAGCCCGCCTGGTTCACACGATGCCGGATGACGGACAAGGCCAGTCGTTCCTTAAACGGATGACCCTTCCCGTCACGACCCTCTTCATCGTCATGGCAGTGGACAAAACCCTTCGAGTTCTGGGCCCCTCGCTCATCGACAGCCTTGGGATAGCACGCTATGCCATCGCTCAAACGGCAATCCTCACTCTCACCGGTCTCTGGATTACCACGACCTGGTTGCTCAATGTTGATGCGCTCCACCGATTCTTTGCAACACCATCGAAGACAACTCACCATACAGCCTCCCTCACAACACCCGATGCGCTCGGACAGGAAGAGGATGACGCCTGCGAAGTGGGCACCGCACCTCGTCACCCCACCACACAGGGCGGCTCACCTTCGACACTTGGTCGCTATAAAGTTTTAAAGGAGTTGGGACGTGGAGCAATGGGCGTGGTGTACCTCGGAAAGGATCCGACTATTCAGCGATTCGTGGCGATCAAAACCATGCGGCTCGACGAGACCGACGATCCCGATAAACTCCAGGAACTAAAGGCACGATTCTTTCGGGAGGCGGAATCCACAGGTCGGTTGTCACACCCAAACATCGTCACGATTTTCGATGCAGGGGAAGAGGGGGCTCTTGGATACATCGCCATGGAACTGCTCGAAGGGACGACGCTCAAGGAGTGGTCACGGAAACCAAAGTTGCTGCCGTTCGATCATGTGACTTCGATCGTGGCCACCGTCGCCGAGGCAATGGACTATGCTCACCAACAAGGCGTGGTCCATCGTGATATCAAACCGGCCAATATCATGCTGACCAAGGAACAAGTCGTGAAGATCATGGATTTCGGTATCGCCAAGATGGCGATGTCCGCCAAGACTCAGACGAATATCGTGATGGGTACGCCCACCTACATGTCTCCGGAACAGATCGCAGGGAAAAAGGTAGACGGACGTTCTGATATCTTCTCGCTTGGCGTCGTCATGTTCGAACTGCTGACCGGTCGGCCTCCGTTCCTGGCCGACAACGTATCCGCGCTCTTATTCGCCATCGCCCAGACACCCCATCCGAGTCTGAAGGCGCTCAGACCTGATCTACCTCCCACCGTCAAGGACGTCATGGATCGCGCGTTGCAGAAAGACCCGGCCCAACGCTACCGCAGCGCCGGCGAGTTTGCCACAGCGCTTCGCTCTTGCACCCAAGGGTTGGCGGCATAAAGATGAAAGCCGTGAACCCTCGGCATCGTATACGCCAGGGCTCACATCAGAATACCACGCAGGGTGGAGTGTTCAGTTTGTGAAATGAGGTCGACCCTTCAGCAGGCTTTGGTAGCAGGCTTCCGAGAGATCCTGTTCGTGTTCTTGTAAGCACGCGAGAATGCGGCCCTCCCCCGACTCTACGGTCTGGCACATGCGCTTGACATCTGCCGCACAAGCCAACCGATATCCATCGGCAGCTTTCCACCGCATCATGCGCTGTCGGACGATTTGCTGACAGGACTGATCGAACTGTCGCATGCGCTGCGTCACACAACGTCGTCTCTCGTCCCCGGTGAGTGAGTCGGGGCAAAATTCCTGCACGTGTGCATCGCACCGTACCTCCGCAATTTGTCTCGCACGACTGTCCTGCAGAGCAACGTTCCCACTACCTGCTGTGCCACGTGATGACTCTTCAGTTCCTGTCGAGCCCTGCAGAGACCGGCGTGGTACGCCGGGGATTGTCAGGTCGAGCTCAACTTGGCGTGGCCGGTCTGCGGATACTGTTGTTGATTGAGCGGACAAGAGCTCGTCCTTCGACGGGAAATTCGTCCAGATGATCGCCCAGACGAGGATCAACCCACCTCCCGTGACGAGACTCGCTGTGGCCTTTGCAGATTGGTTCGTCTGTTTTGGTTGCACCATCGAGGTGAGAATAAAATAAAGCCGCTCGAAAATCACCGAAACAGGCGTTTTGCGCAGACCCATTACATGGAGTGATGTTACACACACTGAAGAAATCTCGAGAAGTTAAACCGGAAGGGGACAGCTAGTTCTCTGGAGCTTCTACGATATGATTTTCAAACCTGGTACAGCCCTCGGCTAAAAGACGGTTGGTCAGCATTTCTCCCGGCCATTCGATCGGAAGATCCGCCGTGAACACCCAGACATCCGGCGAGGTCCAGACCGGACCATGCTCTTCTGGAAGTTCCGGATCGAACAAGTCGGTCCACACCGGCATGTAGACCCCATTCCCACATTGCGTGTGAAGGTGCACGATGGTGCGAGACCTGACGAGCGGGTCCAACTCCCGCCACACCGCAGCAGTCTCATCCGCCAGATGGTGAAGCCGTACGGCATTTTGGGCATCAAACATCGCATAGGCGGCATACACCGGTGCTTCGATCATGTCTGGTGCGCAGGCGAGCTCCGGACATTGCTTGACGAGTCCCTCAAGAATCTCACGGCGTTGGTGATCTTCCCATGAGTCCGGCAACCCCGGATCCGGGGCCCCCATCATCTCAAACAAGAGAAAGGCGGTGTTCTCAACCGGTGGAAGCAACCGAGCGACGATGGACTGGACTCGTCGTGAATCAGCGACCGTCACCAGATGATCATGGAACAATTGGAGATTCAACATCTCCAGCGTGGCATCGGTCAGCAGCCGCGATTCAACTCGAACGACCGTGCCTGGAGGAAGCTGCAGATGTTTGTGCAGCAAATCAGCGGTTGCGATCGGATCGATCT encodes the following:
- the zwf gene encoding glucose-6-phosphate dehydrogenase, producing MTPTNTQRIDVNPVREPLPPVEPCALVIFGGSGDLARRRLIPAVYNLLLDTLMPSNYVVIGLGRTPMTDEEFRATVREGVIKHSRQELLEEKWKAFSEHLFYMAGGNDDAQTYAQLKARIEELEQKFQLPGNRIFYLSIPPSSFTSVCEGLSHAGLSGSPGAHSPYTRIIVEKPVGRDLASAKTINEVTGRVFDESQIFRIDHYLGKETVQNLMVVRFANSIFEPIWNHKYVDHVQITVSEAEGVGTRATYYEEAGALRDMIQNHLLQLLCLVAMEPPYSLDPNVVRNAKMEVLRCLRPITAKDVDTCTVRAQYTEGKVHGTQVPGYRREKGVKPDSTTETYVAVKCFVENWRWSGVPFYLRTGKALPLRASEVAVQFKEIPQILFNANQQNPQAPNVLALKIQPEEGLSLRIVSRVPGTRAQTHPVEMNFKYGEVFGRPSPEAYERLLLDVMAGDASRFMRRDAVEASWAWITQILEAWEKSGQRWLPEYQAGSWGPVEADRLIQNDGRTWRVL
- a CDS encoding thioredoxin family protein, which codes for MTRSTLQAVTDRDFARVVEASSVPVLVEFWKPACGHCRALMKELEQLQEELEEQVAILTMNVEEQFQIAAELEIASLPALALYKNGELVTFIGGLGKKEAIRTKIETALSG
- a CDS encoding SGNH/GDSL hydrolase family protein codes for the protein MSRSPLMICFGDSLTAGFQSPTRENPTGRETPYGQFLQLYLDDAVEIRVSGVCGELTGEMVARFGRDVLDHKPKYVTILGGTNDLGWQASPQDIIHNLITMYEQVLGMGSLPIPVTVPSIRVEGAAESREGQAWVAEHLARRSQLNRLIREYADLKRLAYVDLFAATAELESGQLAVNYSNDGIHLTTAGYRLFAERVALVLQPLLEQGRR
- a CDS encoding HEAT repeat domain-containing protein; this translates as MSINVTSAQEMLAAAVAARGAEDPEIVSIKRVLKLLDKTAKSNRTYGSANPVAQKFSHQLFEELTAHLSTYAKLAILVQRSELSCKDYVVYESASEGGGESLAFKLYADGIRELVLYQGLTEEDLSFFLSALWKEIETTDEDDDDIVTRLWSKNLSTITVATAEELSKANDGFFRLDGKISSSDTTLRALLDQEVNRKKRAGSDGTSGGNATNRFQSGLTGFEVTEEELATLAKEIESERKQDALMYILDMLTAILASEQSSKLLTKLFSLWSTIVDSLLQEGKWTVLESVLSLLHETDTVRPDLGDEHKQQLASVLSGLSRAERVKTIENYLNRTPNANVEGLSTVLLLMTPDAVPALCSMLGKLTVPAHQAIVADALAVLAKDHPDSVVRGLFDRRPAYVRHLLAILIKWNNPKFIESIEKVIRYPDAHVRRDVIRAISLFRPNGNGTKLVSLMDDTDESVRFAALKPLMSGQYTVPFALWSPLLSEDQFVDRPLSERRAVFQAIRATCGDEAIPYWQKLMTGWAWRNRKKKEELAVLGAEMLGKLATPAAMDALSIGAQKGSTVVRQACAAALTQAQRLQRGAPSTDTFSQEARP
- a CDS encoding HD-GYP domain-containing protein, with product MNERPFKLLQKPSRIEGLQPILTHETSLSRKIGHGSEADDILDQQLVMLGFQLITQLNTLIKTSKIHGRENAALDKPVETMLTLIQTLAHDQPVTVWLQDDFLFLGEHYLKVTAQQMLVVSSIIDAWKKWGIGGITFESSVTSKEIREFAHLFVTLDPATKSIEDFRQTLSKLAVTAVTLKDPRSLTLSEDLLGGGNAKARHKAQSKSAYGKAAEAVGNLTQASSDGKALSFKHAKRAIQNIVDLMMQDEPILLGLTTLRCHDQYTHNHSVNVALLSIALANRAGYPKVELADLGLAALFHDMGKASIPLEVLNKPGEFTEDDWTMMRNHPTEGVLTLTQLRGITNLPARMVAASFEHHMNLDYSGYPKLKLPWKLSLTGRILTIADCYDAMTSSRVYRREPMSPAKVLTMMLAKSGKSFDSSLLKLFVTCVGIIPIGSLVVLDSDEFAVVLKPAVDKTESERPIVKIITDAQGNPIDNGPELDLTEKDETGNYRYSIIRLVDNTEHKFDTSRYFV
- the folB gene encoding dihydroneopterin aldolase, producing MTNQICIERLEFRGRCGMTPEERARPQALAVDLELDCRMDHAGISDDLRHTIDYAAVVSRIVEIGTGREAQLLESFAEQFMAVIFAEFPVDRIKLWLRKLHPPLVHITSSVGITIERTRFAQLLLRADPYPSRFLVQQLDRLPKGLVLDVASGRGRHTLFLSSLGYQVEAIDRDEQALAQLLTDARSRQLAGVTTQALDLESPHPPDLGEERHDAILVFLYLHRPLFPHLIRALKPGGLLVYETFLIDQHLHYQHPRRREFCLSHGELLGLTAGLRVLHYDEGLHEGARDGDLAYTAQLVAQKPFTPGTLV
- a CDS encoding PHP domain-containing protein encodes the protein MSRLDLHLHTTHSDGSCTPAEVVRLAHQAGVTALAITDHDIMTGVAEAVTAGEHCGIEVIPGVEVSSISDRSELHILGYFLDWQDTALNERFKTLRDSRHRRNPQIVERLQALGIDITYDEVRALAGSDSVGRPHIARALMDKQVVSSAKEAFDRFLADGKPAYVPRDLPSPAEAIQWIKAAGGLAVLAHPTWVKLADRSLIELVRDLKSAGLDGVEVYYSTHATRQTREYLSLAQQLGLLVTGGSDFHGLTKPDIDVGIGKGTLHVPTSLLTKMKAAVGRV
- a CDS encoding serine/threonine-protein kinase, encoding MITTSRWALPYFLMTCAALFAGPILSKLSAAQSFPLTLFGLNGAQTVHLIIEAIGVVTLFLISARLVHTMPDDGQGQSFLKRMTLPVTTLFIVMAVDKTLRVLGPSLIDSLGIARYAIAQTAILTLTGLWITTTWLLNVDALHRFFATPSKTTHHTASLTTPDALGQEEDDACEVGTAPRHPTTQGGSPSTLGRYKVLKELGRGAMGVVYLGKDPTIQRFVAIKTMRLDETDDPDKLQELKARFFREAESTGRLSHPNIVTIFDAGEEGALGYIAMELLEGTTLKEWSRKPKLLPFDHVTSIVATVAEAMDYAHQQGVVHRDIKPANIMLTKEQVVKIMDFGIAKMAMSAKTQTNIVMGTPTYMSPEQIAGKKVDGRSDIFSLGVVMFELLTGRPPFLADNVSALLFAIAQTPHPSLKALRPDLPPTVKDVMDRALQKDPAQRYRSAGEFATALRSCTQGLAA
- a CDS encoding cysteine rich repeat-containing protein — translated: MGLRKTPVSVIFERLYFILTSMVQPKQTNQSAKATASLVTGGGLILVWAIIWTNFPSKDELLSAQSTTVSADRPRQVELDLTIPGVPRRSLQGSTGTEESSRGTAGSGNVALQDSRARQIAEVRCDAHVQEFCPDSLTGDERRRCVTQRMRQFDQSCQQIVRQRMMRWKAADGYRLACAADVKRMCQTVESGEGRILACLQEHEQDLSEACYQSLLKGRPHFTN